Proteins from a single region of Erythrobacter sp.:
- a CDS encoding LysR family transcriptional regulator gives MASLNLHHLRLFRATAREGTLTAAARALNISQSAVSTQIKALETDLGHDLFERRGRNLVLTEAGRIALDYADQIFRASEQLTATFRAVGEQRKVLRIGALATLSRNFQMKFLEPLIGRDDVEVVLRSGTQAQLLRALDATTIDVLLTNMVPARDAASPYLVRRISEQPVSLVGTRSRLALAAQGLRTLLTTAPLILPTPETALRAGFDAMIERMGIVPRIAAEADDMAMLRLLARSNAGIAVIPPIVVQDELAAGLLYELFQLPDITEEFCAVTIARTFPNPLLAEVLGSAAEPDTPPA, from the coding sequence ATGGCCAGCCTCAATCTCCACCACCTGCGTCTGTTCCGCGCCACCGCGCGCGAAGGCACGCTGACCGCAGCGGCGCGGGCGCTCAACATCTCGCAGAGCGCGGTCTCGACCCAGATCAAGGCCCTGGAGACCGATCTCGGCCATGACCTGTTCGAACGGCGCGGGCGCAATCTGGTGCTGACCGAGGCAGGGCGCATCGCGCTCGATTACGCCGACCAGATCTTCCGCGCCTCCGAACAGCTCACCGCCACCTTCCGCGCGGTGGGTGAGCAGCGCAAGGTGCTGCGCATCGGCGCGCTGGCGACCTTGTCGCGCAACTTCCAGATGAAGTTCCTCGAACCGCTGATCGGGCGCGACGATGTCGAGGTGGTGCTGCGCTCGGGCACGCAAGCCCAGCTGCTGCGCGCGCTGGATGCCACCACGATCGATGTGCTTCTGACCAACATGGTGCCGGCCCGCGACGCGGCGAGCCCCTATCTCGTCCGGCGGATTTCCGAACAGCCGGTCAGCCTTGTCGGCACGCGCTCGCGGCTGGCGCTGGCGGCGCAGGGCTTGCGGACCCTGCTCACCACCGCGCCGCTGATTCTGCCGACTCCGGAGACGGCCCTGCGCGCAGGGTTCGACGCAATGATCGAGCGCATGGGCATCGTCCCGCGCATCGCGGCCGAGGCGGACGACATGGCGATGCTGCGCCTGCTGGCGCGCTCGAATGCAGGGATCGCGGTGATCCCGCCGATCGTGGTGCAGGACGAGCTTGCCGCAGGCCTGCTCTATGAATTGTTCCAGCTGCCCGACATCACCGAGGAATTTTGCGCCGTCACCATCGCGCGCACCTTCCCCAATCCGCTGCTGGCCGAGGTGCTGGGCAGCGCCGCAGAGCCGGACACGCCGCCCGCCTGA
- a CDS encoding proton-conducting transporter membrane subunit: MTIAFAPSFLAPLALLPAIAFALLRPGKRPGSLPVWSEGSAFAAFALGVAGLAQAALGTLAQAGILDGALRLALRADLVSTAMATLVGFIGWIVMRYSRTYLDGEEREGTFHALMLSALAAVLVFVQAGTLATTILAAITVGLALKRLLLFYPLRAEAGRAAAKFTLVWHAGDAMLVVAAALLFARFGTLEFAALAEAARTTGLGLTGTFGIAAIVIAAGLKTAAFPLHGWLTEVMEAPTPVSALLHAGIINSGGVLLITAAGLVQQSAGAMAALAMLGGLTALFGAAVMLTQSAIKTALAWSTISQMGFMLLQCGLGLWTLALLHIIAHSLYKAHAFLSSGNAVTEVASIRRPGPVAAPSVGAVLKSFALALAIFAAIAAAFTSVFGPKSPQALALGAILIFGVAYLVAQGLADRAPVALTKRTAASALAAAIGYFSFQTIAQSLWGPILPAAPMPGQLEWAVLVVAVSSFGLVAFAQALFPLWAHHPSTAGLRVHLANGLYLNALLDRAIGGFSTTTKR; this comes from the coding sequence ATGACGATCGCCTTCGCCCCCTCCTTCCTCGCTCCGCTGGCGCTGCTGCCCGCCATTGCCTTTGCGCTGCTGCGTCCGGGCAAGCGTCCGGGGAGCCTGCCGGTCTGGTCGGAAGGATCGGCCTTTGCCGCTTTCGCGCTGGGCGTGGCAGGCCTTGCCCAGGCCGCGCTCGGCACGCTCGCACAGGCCGGCATCCTCGATGGCGCGCTGCGCCTTGCCCTGCGCGCCGATCTGGTGAGCACCGCGATGGCCACCCTGGTCGGGTTCATCGGCTGGATCGTGATGCGCTACAGCCGCACCTACCTTGACGGCGAGGAGCGCGAAGGCACCTTCCACGCCCTGATGCTGAGCGCGCTCGCCGCGGTGCTGGTGTTCGTGCAGGCCGGGACGCTCGCCACCACCATCCTCGCCGCGATCACCGTCGGCCTTGCCCTGAAGCGCCTGCTGCTGTTCTATCCGCTACGCGCCGAGGCCGGCCGCGCCGCCGCCAAGTTCACGCTGGTGTGGCACGCGGGCGACGCCATGCTGGTCGTCGCCGCCGCGCTGCTCTTCGCCCGGTTCGGCACGCTCGAATTCGCCGCCCTTGCCGAAGCCGCCCGCACCACCGGCCTCGGCCTCACCGGCACCTTCGGCATCGCCGCCATCGTCATCGCCGCCGGGCTCAAGACCGCCGCCTTCCCCCTGCACGGCTGGCTGACCGAGGTGATGGAGGCCCCCACCCCCGTCTCCGCCCTGCTTCATGCCGGGATCATCAATTCGGGCGGGGTGCTGCTGATCACGGCGGCGGGCCTGGTCCAGCAGAGCGCCGGCGCCATGGCCGCGCTGGCGATGCTCGGCGGCCTCACCGCCCTGTTCGGCGCTGCCGTCATGCTCACCCAGAGCGCGATCAAGACCGCGCTCGCCTGGTCGACCATCTCGCAGATGGGCTTCATGCTGCTGCAATGCGGGCTGGGCCTGTGGACGCTGGCACTGCTGCACATCATCGCCCACTCGCTCTACAAGGCGCATGCCTTCCTGTCCTCAGGAAACGCGGTGACCGAAGTCGCCAGCATCCGCCGCCCGGGTCCGGTCGCCGCCCCCAGCGTTGGCGCCGTGCTCAAAAGCTTTGCCCTCGCGCTCGCCATCTTCGCCGCGATTGCCGCTGCCTTCACCAGCGTGTTCGGCCCCAAGTCACCGCAGGCGCTGGCGCTGGGCGCAATCCTGATCTTCGGCGTCGCCTACCTTGTCGCACAGGGCCTCGCAGACCGCGCCCCCGTCGCCCTGACCAAGCGCACCGCAGCTTCCGCGCTCGCGGCCGCCATCGGCTACTTCAGCTTCCAGACCATCGCGCAAAGCCTGTGGGGCCCGATCCTGCCCGCCGCCCCGATGCCGGGCCAGCTTGAATGGGCGGTGCTGGTGGTGGCGGTGTCGAGCTTCGGCCTTGTCGCCTTTGCGCAGGCGCTGTTCCCGCTGTGGGCGCACCACCCCTCCACCGCTGGCCTGCGCGTCCACCTCGCCAACGGCCTTTATCTGAACGCCCTGCTCGATCGCGCCATCGGCGGCTTCAGCACCACCACCAAGCGCTGA